A portion of the uncultured Bacteroides sp. genome contains these proteins:
- a CDS encoding LysR family transcriptional regulator produces the protein MVNFEWFRTFKAIYETGSLTSAANKLYISQPGVSLHLNSLEAHIGYKLFDRGTRKMLPTEHGKMLYNAIVDPVKQLETAEKHFFRNCASNRVGISIGMCFETFQFVLEPYISELPFNLISRFGDYQEMLSSLDKGLLDFVITPQKDDSLNVSYTPFSKEQLILVAGSKSDVSEFKAIAAQADIKACEKWLNVQTWFGTTGDMEHLRNFWLHNFKKRAEFEPSYIVPNLSSIIRCISDKEGFAVIPDFLGGKELDKGKIQLVWEGSSPLINTLYFVQRKKTIYAKEIALLQDIFSREMAHSFDV, from the coding sequence ATGGTTAATTTTGAATGGTTTAGGACTTTTAAAGCTATCTACGAAACGGGTTCACTCACTTCGGCGGCAAATAAATTATATATTTCCCAACCCGGAGTGAGTCTGCACCTGAATTCTTTGGAGGCGCATATAGGCTATAAGTTATTCGATAGAGGCACACGCAAGATGTTGCCTACCGAACATGGTAAGATGCTCTATAACGCAATTGTTGATCCGGTGAAGCAATTGGAAACAGCGGAAAAACATTTCTTCAGGAATTGTGCATCCAATCGTGTCGGTATCAGTATTGGTATGTGTTTTGAAACTTTTCAGTTTGTGTTGGAACCTTATATAAGCGAGTTGCCGTTTAACTTAATATCCAGATTTGGCGACTATCAGGAGATGCTTAGTTCCCTTGATAAAGGATTACTCGATTTTGTGATAACTCCGCAGAAAGATGATTCACTGAATGTATCTTATACGCCTTTTTCAAAAGAACAGTTGATACTGGTTGCCGGTTCGAAAAGTGATGTTTCAGAGTTTAAGGCAATAGCAGCACAAGCTGACATCAAAGCTTGTGAGAAATGGTTAAACGTGCAGACTTGGTTTGGAACAACAGGCGATATGGAACATCTTAGGAACTTTTGGTTGCACAACTTTAAGAAGCGGGCTGAATTTGAGCCGAGCTATATTGTTCCTAATCTAAGTTCGATTATTCGTTGCATATCAGATAAGGAAGGGTTTGCTGTAATTCCAGATTTCTTGGGTGGGAAGGAATTAGACAAGGGTAAGATTCAACTCGTTTGGGAAGGAAGTTCCCCACTTATCAATACATTATATTTTGTACAGCGAAAGAAAACCATCTATGCAAAGGAAATAGCTCTTTTACAAGATATTTTCAGCAGGGAGATGGCTCATTCCTTCGATGTTTAA
- a CDS encoding DUF4434 domain-containing protein, translating into MKTNDRRDFLKKAALAGASALVAPSLFGLNRPEDTTILAGTKTSSGSKLIVPPNKGLKISGTFLDEISHDIPHQNWGEKEWDLDFQHMKNIGIDTVILIRSGYRKFMTYPSKYLLGKGCYMPSVDLVDMYLRLAEKYGMKFYFGLYDSGKYWDTGDLSWEIEDNKYVIDEVWKNYGEKYKSFGGWYISGEISRKTKGAIGAFRAMGKQCKDVSGGLPTFISPWIDGKKAVMGTEKLTREDAVSVEEHEREWNEIFDGIHDVVDACAFQDGHIDYDELDAFFSVNKKLANKYGMQCWTNAESFDRDMPIHFFPIKFDKLRMKLEAAQRAGYDKAITFEFSHFMSPQSAYLQAGHLYDRYKEYFQIK; encoded by the coding sequence ATGAAAACAAACGATCGTAGAGACTTCCTGAAAAAAGCTGCTTTAGCCGGAGCTTCAGCCTTAGTAGCACCTTCGTTATTTGGATTAAACCGGCCGGAGGATACGACAATTCTGGCAGGAACTAAAACGTCATCAGGAAGTAAACTGATTGTTCCTCCTAATAAGGGGCTGAAGATATCCGGTACTTTTCTCGATGAAATATCCCATGATATTCCTCATCAAAATTGGGGAGAGAAAGAATGGGATCTGGATTTCCAGCACATGAAGAACATTGGCATTGATACGGTTATTCTAATTCGTTCGGGCTATCGCAAGTTTATGACGTATCCTTCTAAGTATCTTTTGGGAAAAGGATGCTACATGCCTTCTGTCGATTTAGTGGATATGTATCTTCGTCTTGCAGAGAAATACGGAATGAAATTCTATTTTGGTCTGTATGATTCCGGTAAATACTGGGATACCGGTGATTTAAGTTGGGAGATAGAAGATAATAAATATGTGATTGACGAAGTCTGGAAAAACTACGGAGAGAAGTACAAAAGCTTTGGCGGATGGTATATTAGTGGTGAGATTAGTCGTAAAACCAAAGGAGCCATTGGCGCTTTTCGTGCGATGGGGAAACAGTGCAAAGATGTGTCTGGTGGTCTGCCCACATTTATCTCTCCTTGGATTGACGGAAAGAAAGCAGTGATGGGTACGGAGAAGCTTACTCGTGAAGATGCTGTTTCTGTGGAAGAACACGAAAGAGAATGGAATGAGATCTTTGATGGAATTCATGATGTAGTAGATGCTTGTGCTTTTCAAGATGGACATATTGATTATGATGAATTGGATGCTTTCTTTTCAGTGAACAAGAAACTGGCGAATAAATATGGTATGCAATGCTGGACAAATGCTGAATCTTTTGACCGTGATATGCCAATCCATTTTTTTCCTATTAAGTTTGATAAGCTCAGAATGAAACTTGAGGCAGCCCAACGGGCAGGTTACGATAAAGCGATAACCTTTGAATTCTCTCATTTTATGAGTCCGCAATCGGCTTATTTACAAGCCGGTCACCTTTACGACAGATATAAAGAATACTTTCAAATAAAATGA
- a CDS encoding aldo/keto reductase, translating to METFTLNNGVNIPSIGLGVWRIDDAEIAYKTIELALSLGYRHIDTAMIYGNEEAVGKAIKDSGIAREEIFLTTKLWNDDQRSGRVAEAIDASLERLGMDYVDLYLVHWPVKETYVSVWKKMEEVYKSGKAKVIGVSNYQPHHLDDLLQVAEVVPAVNQIECNPYLTQEAVIAYCKGKGIYPEAWGPLGAGKTDLLIDPVITDIAKAHGKSAAQVVLRWNVQCNVIVIPKSVHKDRLIENLSATDFTLTAEEIEQISSLDKNLRLGSHPDDFDF from the coding sequence ATGGAGACATTTACATTAAACAACGGAGTAAACATTCCTTCCATAGGCCTTGGCGTATGGCGAATTGATGATGCGGAGATTGCTTATAAAACGATAGAACTGGCTTTATCTTTAGGCTACAGACATATTGATACTGCTATGATTTACGGAAACGAAGAGGCTGTAGGAAAGGCTATCAAAGATTCCGGCATAGCGCGAGAAGAGATTTTCTTAACCACCAAACTATGGAATGATGACCAACGGTCGGGCAGAGTAGCGGAAGCAATAGATGCCAGCCTGGAAAGATTGGGGATGGACTACGTCGACTTATACTTGGTTCACTGGCCGGTCAAAGAAACGTATGTAAGTGTATGGAAAAAGATGGAAGAGGTTTATAAAAGCGGCAAAGCCAAAGTGATTGGCGTGAGCAACTATCAGCCTCATCATCTTGACGATTTATTGCAAGTTGCCGAAGTGGTGCCTGCGGTCAATCAGATAGAGTGTAATCCTTATCTCACGCAAGAGGCTGTTATCGCATATTGCAAAGGAAAGGGTATTTATCCAGAAGCTTGGGGACCGTTAGGTGCAGGCAAAACGGATTTATTGATTGATCCTGTCATTACTGACATTGCTAAAGCTCATGGTAAATCTGCTGCTCAAGTGGTTTTACGCTGGAATGTTCAATGCAATGTCATTGTGATACCTAAATCGGTACACAAAGACCGATTAATTGAGAATCTGAGCGCTACCGACTTCACTCTCACAGCAGAGGAAATCGAACAGATAAGCAGTCTGGACAAGAATCTACGATTAGGTTCTCATCCTGATGACTTCGATTTCTAA
- a CDS encoding ROK family transcriptional regulator, protein MNQQFLKEIEIGSKNALVKKRIITHYIYNGSSTITDLSKELDLSVPTVTKFIGEMCEDGYLNDYGKLETSGGRHPSLYGLNPESGYFIGVDIKKFAINIGIINFKGDMAELKMNIPYKLENSIEGMNELCKLVLNFIKKLTINKEKILNINFNISGRVNPESGYSFSLFNFEERPLAEVLTEKLKYKVTIDNDTRAMTYGEYMQGCVKGEKDIIFVNVSWGIGIGIIIDGKVYNGKSGFAGEFGHVNTFDNEIICHCGKKGCLETEASGAALHRILLERVRNGENSILTERIATENENPLTLDEIISAVTKEDLLCIEIVEEIGQKLGKQIAGLINIFNPELVIIGGTLSLTEDYITQPIKTAIRKYSLNLVNKDSVIMTSKLKDRAGIVGACMLARSRMFED, encoded by the coding sequence ATGAACCAACAATTCCTCAAAGAGATAGAGATAGGATCTAAAAATGCACTTGTCAAAAAGCGCATCATTACACATTATATATATAATGGTAGCTCTACCATAACGGATCTATCGAAAGAGCTGGACTTGAGTGTGCCCACCGTCACTAAGTTCATTGGCGAAATGTGCGAGGACGGATATCTTAATGACTATGGAAAGCTTGAAACGAGCGGCGGCAGACATCCAAGTTTATATGGACTGAATCCGGAATCAGGTTACTTCATCGGAGTAGATATTAAAAAATTCGCTATTAACATCGGTATCATCAACTTCAAAGGTGATATGGCGGAGCTTAAAATGAACATTCCTTATAAACTTGAGAACTCTATTGAAGGAATGAACGAATTATGTAAACTTGTCCTAAACTTCATCAAAAAGCTAACAATTAATAAGGAGAAAATTCTAAATATCAACTTCAATATCTCCGGACGTGTGAATCCCGAGTCGGGATATAGCTTCAGCCTGTTTAACTTTGAAGAACGTCCACTTGCCGAGGTACTGACCGAAAAGCTTAAATACAAGGTTACCATAGACAATGACACACGTGCGATGACTTACGGTGAATACATGCAAGGATGTGTAAAGGGAGAAAAGGACATCATTTTCGTCAACGTAAGTTGGGGTATTGGGATTGGTATCATCATCGATGGAAAAGTGTACAACGGAAAATCGGGGTTTGCCGGAGAGTTCGGACACGTCAACACATTCGATAATGAGATTATCTGTCACTGCGGCAAGAAAGGTTGCCTGGAAACAGAGGCGTCGGGAGCTGCACTTCATCGCATCTTGCTCGAACGAGTGCGAAATGGCGAGAATTCAATTCTAACAGAACGAATAGCAACAGAAAACGAAAACCCGCTAACACTCGACGAAATTATTTCAGCAGTAACCAAAGAAGATCTGCTATGCATCGAAATCGTTGAGGAAATAGGGCAAAAGTTAGGCAAACAGATTGCCGGATTGATCAACATATTCAATCCGGAGTTGGTCATTATCGGTGGCACCCTGTCACTAACGGAAGATTACATAACTCAGCCTATCAAGACAGCTATTCGGAAATACTCTTTAAACCTGGTCAACAAAGACTCAGTCATCATGACTTCAAAACTGAAAGACCGTGCAGGAATCGTAGGAGCATGCATGCTAGCCAGAAGCCGCATGTTCGAAGATTAA
- a CDS encoding NAD(P)H-dependent oxidoreductase has protein sequence MKKIYVINGAPKFAHSGGEFNKTLSSWTIDYFNSLGNYEMKYTDINEEYSLEEEVAKYVWADLVIYHTPIWWFQIPNEFKKFFDEVLTAGHKNGIYFSDGRRSANPKRNYGKGGLLQGKKYMLTTTWNAPLEAFTLEDEFFQQHSVDEGVMFGFHKMNAFIGMSQLESFHFYDIMKAPDIEYYHKVYKEHLDQIIQSL, from the coding sequence ATGAAGAAGATTTATGTAATAAACGGGGCACCAAAGTTTGCCCACTCAGGTGGAGAGTTCAATAAGACTCTTTCCTCATGGACTATTGATTATTTTAATAGTCTTGGGAACTACGAGATGAAATACACGGATATAAATGAGGAATATAGCCTGGAAGAAGAAGTCGCTAAATATGTATGGGCTGATCTGGTTATCTACCATACCCCGATCTGGTGGTTCCAGATACCCAATGAATTCAAGAAATTCTTTGATGAGGTACTGACAGCGGGACACAAAAATGGGATATACTTTAGTGACGGCAGGCGTTCAGCAAATCCCAAGAGAAACTATGGTAAAGGCGGATTATTGCAAGGCAAAAAGTACATGCTTACCACAACGTGGAATGCTCCGTTGGAAGCTTTCACACTCGAAGATGAGTTCTTTCAGCAACACAGCGTTGATGAAGGTGTCATGTTCGGCTTTCATAAGATGAATGCCTTCATTGGCATGAGCCAGCTTGAGAGTTTCCATTTTTATGATATCATGAAAGCGCCCGACATAGAGTACTATCACAAAGTATATAAAGAGCATTTAGATCAAATCATTCAATCATTATAG
- a CDS encoding sugar porter family MFS transporter: MNSQVNTGYLIFLSVVAALGGFLFGYDTAVISGTIAQVTTLFHLDAMQQGWYVGCALVGSIIGVLSAGVLSDHIGRKKTMLISAMLFSASGIGCALCSNFDQLVVYRIIGGVGIGVVSIISPLYISEVSVPQYRGRLVSLYQLAVTVGFLGAYLMNYQLMLWAETGVISGTPLLDKIFVSEIWRGMLGMESLPAVFFFLIIFFIPESPRWLILKGQDAKANNILVRIYNSVGEAKNQVGITRQVVDADTKSEWSSLMKPGILKAVVIGVCIAILGQFMGVNAVLYYGPTIFENAGLSGGDSLFYQVLVGLVNMLTTVLAVFIIDKVGRKSLVYYGVSGMILSLLLIAFYFMAGESMGIPNVFLLIFFLFYIFCCAISICAVVWVLLSEMYPIKVRGLAMSIAGFSLWVGTYLIGQLTPWMLQNLSPAGTFILFAVMCIPYMLIVWKFVPETTGKSLEEIEKYWNK; encoded by the coding sequence ATGAACTCACAAGTTAACACGGGATATTTAATCTTTCTTTCTGTAGTAGCTGCATTAGGAGGCTTCCTGTTTGGATATGACACGGCTGTAATTTCTGGAACGATCGCTCAGGTTACTACTCTTTTCCATCTAGATGCCATGCAACAAGGTTGGTATGTGGGTTGCGCTTTGGTCGGATCTATCATTGGAGTCTTATCTGCCGGAGTTTTAAGCGATCATATTGGTAGAAAGAAAACGATGCTTATTTCTGCCATGTTATTTTCCGCTTCCGGCATAGGTTGTGCTTTATGTTCTAATTTCGACCAGCTGGTTGTTTATCGTATTATTGGTGGGGTAGGAATAGGTGTTGTTTCTATTATTTCACCATTGTATATATCCGAAGTTTCTGTACCGCAATATCGGGGCCGATTGGTTTCTTTGTATCAATTAGCAGTAACAGTTGGTTTTTTAGGTGCTTACCTAATGAACTATCAGTTAATGTTATGGGCTGAAACGGGAGTTATTTCAGGTACTCCACTACTCGATAAAATCTTTGTTTCAGAAATATGGAGAGGCATGCTTGGGATGGAATCATTACCGGCTGTATTCTTTTTCCTTATCATTTTCTTTATACCAGAGAGTCCACGTTGGCTTATCTTAAAAGGTCAGGATGCAAAGGCAAACAATATTCTTGTTCGTATCTATAACTCAGTGGGAGAAGCTAAAAATCAAGTAGGTATTACCCGCCAGGTTGTTGATGCTGATACAAAATCAGAATGGTCATCGTTGATGAAACCGGGTATTTTAAAAGCTGTTGTGATAGGTGTATGTATAGCAATATTAGGCCAGTTTATGGGCGTGAACGCTGTACTCTATTATGGACCGACTATCTTTGAAAATGCAGGTCTTTCCGGTGGTGACTCTCTTTTTTATCAAGTACTTGTCGGACTTGTCAATATGCTCACCACAGTTCTTGCAGTGTTCATAATAGATAAGGTGGGAAGAAAAAGCCTTGTGTATTATGGCGTTTCGGGAATGATACTCTCATTACTGCTAATTGCTTTCTATTTTATGGCAGGCGAATCGATGGGTATCCCGAATGTTTTCTTATTAATATTCTTTCTCTTTTATATATTCTGTTGTGCCATATCCATTTGCGCAGTGGTATGGGTGTTATTATCAGAAATGTATCCTATAAAGGTAAGAGGCTTGGCCATGTCTATAGCCGGATTTTCTTTATGGGTGGGTACTTATCTCATCGGACAGTTAACCCCCTGGATGCTCCAAAATCTTTCCCCCGCCGGAACATTCATTCTGTTTGCTGTGATGTGTATCCCATACATGCTGATCGTCTGGAAGTTTGTACCTGAGACTACCGGAAAGTCTCTTGAAGAAATTGAAAAATATTGGAATAAATAA